The bacterium genome contains a region encoding:
- a CDS encoding dihydrofolate reductase — translation MNISIIVAVSENNVIGAKNKLLWSIPDDLKRFKKLTTSHHILMGQKTFESIGRVLPNRTNVILSFEKNYKADGAFVFTNINEALEFIKKRNEEELFVIGGGMIYKELLPQANKIYLTKVHKSYDGDTYFPEINEDEWKETFSEQHLENNPSYEYKILERL, via the coding sequence ATGAATATATCAATAATAGTTGCTGTTTCTGAAAATAATGTAATTGGAGCAAAAAACAAACTTCTTTGGAGTATTCCGGATGATTTAAAAAGATTTAAAAAACTAACGACAAGCCATCATATTTTGATGGGTCAAAAAACATTTGAGTCTATAGGTAGGGTTTTACCTAACAGAACTAATGTTATTTTGTCTTTTGAAAAGAACTACAAAGCAGACGGTGCCTTTGTGTTCACTAACATCAATGAAGCATTGGAATTCATTAAAAAAAGAAATGAAGAAGAATTATTTGTCATCGGAGGTGGGATGATTTATAAAGAATTACTACCTCAAGCAAACAAGATTTATTTGACTAAGGTTCATAAAAGTTATGACGGGGATACTTATTTTCCAGAAATTAATGAAGATGAATGGAAAGAAACCTTTAGTGAGCAACACCTAGAAAATAATCCATCTTATGAATATAAAATACTTGAGAGGTTATAG